Proteins found in one Sporosarcina sp. FSL K6-3457 genomic segment:
- the fliR gene encoding flagellar biosynthetic protein FliR, with the protein MEELVPSFAAYLLILTRVTAFFVTAPLFSYRAIPTTQRIIFGALLAWMLIYTIDVPDLEIDGTYLMLVVKEAVTGLSIGIIAFIIMAAIQIAGGFIDFQMGFAIANVIDPQTGAQSPLLGQFFNSLAILLLLALNGHHMLLDGIFYSYQFIPMDQLWPAFGEERLADFVVRTFVTSFAIAFQMAIPVVATLFLVDLALGITARAVPQMNIFVIGFPIKISVSFLVLVIMMGVMVQMMKKLFEVMIIAMRDLMILLGGG; encoded by the coding sequence ATGGAAGAGTTAGTTCCCTCATTCGCCGCGTACTTACTTATTTTAACCCGGGTTACTGCATTTTTTGTGACAGCTCCGCTGTTCTCTTATCGTGCAATTCCAACGACCCAACGAATCATTTTTGGTGCTTTGCTTGCATGGATGCTGATCTATACAATTGATGTACCCGATTTAGAGATTGATGGGACATACTTAATGCTTGTTGTTAAAGAAGCGGTAACAGGGTTATCTATTGGGATTATCGCGTTTATCATAATGGCGGCTATTCAGATTGCTGGGGGCTTCATCGATTTCCAAATGGGCTTTGCCATTGCTAACGTAATTGATCCACAAACTGGAGCGCAATCTCCACTTCTTGGCCAATTTTTCAACTCGCTAGCAATACTTCTATTGTTAGCATTGAACGGTCATCATATGTTGTTAGATGGAATTTTTTATAGTTATCAATTTATCCCGATGGATCAGTTATGGCCGGCTTTTGGTGAAGAACGTTTGGCAGATTTTGTCGTTAGAACATTTGTAACATCGTTTGCAATTGCTTTCCAAATGGCGATACCAGTTGTTGCGACATTGTTCCTTGTCGATTTGGCACTTGGGATTACAGCAAGAGCTGTACCGCAAATGAATATATTTGTCATCGGATTTCCTATTAAGATTAGCGTTAGTTTCCTTGTGCTAGTCATTATGATGGGTGTTATGGTGCAGATGATGAAAAAATTATTTGAAGTAATGATAATTGCTATGCGGGACTTGATGATACTTCTTGGAGGTGGCTAA
- the flhB gene encoding flagellar biosynthesis protein FlhB has protein sequence MMLRLDLQFFAGEKTEKATPKKRQDSRKKGQVLKSQDVTSAIVLLTVFLFLFFIAGFMRDRFFVFFKQAFIEYVPLTHLDKDKAMLIYSEVLVQMAFILLPIMLAAVVAGLAGNLFQIGLLFTTEPLKFDLKKIDPIKGLKRIFSLRAIIELMKSVLKISFIGSTTAIILMLNIDNVLALAFKSPWDVMTTVAQLAALMGITAAFVLLFISILDFFYQKYDYEKNLRMSKQDIKDEHKNSEGDPIIKSRIKQRQREMAMRRMMQEVPHADVVITNPTHYAIAIKYDDGDMDAPIVVAKGVDFVAQKIKLIAKEHDIIMVENRPLARALYDDVEVGGRIPEEFFKAIAEILAYVYRIQRKI, from the coding sequence ATGATGTTACGGCTAGATCTGCAATTTTTTGCAGGGGAAAAGACCGAGAAGGCCACTCCCAAAAAACGTCAAGATTCGCGAAAGAAAGGTCAAGTATTAAAAAGTCAAGATGTTACAAGTGCGATTGTCCTCCTCACCGTGTTCCTATTCCTGTTTTTTATAGCAGGATTCATGAGGGACCGCTTTTTCGTGTTTTTCAAACAGGCATTTATAGAGTATGTGCCACTCACTCATCTTGATAAGGATAAGGCAATGCTCATCTATTCCGAAGTGTTAGTACAAATGGCATTTATATTATTACCTATTATGCTGGCAGCGGTTGTTGCAGGCTTAGCGGGGAACTTATTCCAGATTGGACTACTGTTTACGACGGAGCCACTGAAGTTCGATTTGAAGAAAATTGATCCAATTAAAGGACTTAAACGTATTTTTTCGTTGCGAGCAATTATTGAATTAATGAAATCTGTCTTGAAAATCTCATTTATTGGTTCGACAACTGCTATTATTCTTATGTTAAATATCGACAACGTATTGGCGTTGGCATTCAAAAGTCCTTGGGATGTGATGACTACCGTGGCGCAACTTGCGGCACTTATGGGCATTACCGCAGCATTTGTCTTGTTATTCATTTCGATTCTTGACTTTTTCTATCAGAAATATGACTATGAAAAAAATCTCCGAATGTCCAAACAGGATATTAAGGATGAACATAAGAACAGCGAAGGAGATCCTATCATTAAATCACGCATTAAGCAGCGCCAGCGTGAAATGGCTATGCGCCGTATGATGCAGGAAGTTCCGCATGCGGATGTTGTCATTACAAACCCGACGCATTATGCTATAGCTATCAAGTATGACGATGGCGATATGGATGCACCGATTGTTGTGGCAAAAGGTGTCGATTTCGTTGCTCAAAAGATCAAATTGATTGCCAAAGAGCATGATATCATCATGGTCGAAAATCGACCACTTGCAAGGGCGTTATATGATGATGTGGAAGTGGGGGGACGAATCCCCGAAGAATTCTTTAAAGCCATCGCTGAAATACTGGCGTATGTCTATCGTATACAACGGAAAATCTGA
- the fliQ gene encoding flagellar biosynthesis protein FliQ — MTMETVIGLAESAIWVVLLTSGPLLIIALGTGLSVSIFQATTQIQEQTLAFVPKIVAVLVAIVFFGPWMLTRVTTFAGDIFGNLIRYIG, encoded by the coding sequence ATGACGATGGAAACGGTTATAGGGTTAGCTGAGAGTGCAATTTGGGTCGTCTTGTTGACATCAGGTCCCCTCCTTATCATTGCACTTGGCACAGGCCTTTCTGTCAGTATTTTTCAGGCAACAACGCAAATTCAGGAACAAACACTTGCATTTGTACCTAAAATTGTTGCTGTTCTCGTCGCAATTGTTTTTTTTGGTCCGTGGATGTTAACGAGGGTAACGACATTTGCAGGTGATATCTTTGGAAATCTCATTAGGTATATCGGGTGA
- the flhA gene encoding flagellar biosynthesis protein FlhA has translation MRVKEIGVLAAVIMIVAMLVIPLPTWLLSFLIIINITLGLMVLMTSMNMKEALEFSIFPTLVLLLTLFRLGLNVSTTRAILSNGDAGGVVETFGTFVTGGNIIVGLVVFAILVLIQFLVITKGAERVSEVAARFTLDAMPGKQMSIDADLNAGMISETEARTRREKVSNEADFYGAMDGATKFVKGDAIASIIMVIINLLVGIIIGVVQMGLPFGEAAVLFSQLTVGDGIVSQIPALLISTATGIVVTRATSEGNLGDDIVKQLLGQTKLLYMGAATVLLLGLATPINDMLTVPIAATLALGAFVMSRKAEEDPKEMLEMEEDTETEGMKSPENVVNLLNVDPIEFEFGYGLIPLVDATQGGDLLDRVVMIRRQLAIELGLVIPVVRIRDNIQLQPNEYRIKIKGSELARGELLLDHYLAMSPGGDDSIEGIDTIEPSFGLPAKWIAEDVKEDAEILGYTVVDPPSVVSTHLTEVIRANAADLIGRQETKQLVDHVRETFPILVDELTPTPLSIGEIQKVLAKLLNEHVSVRNLPIIFETLADYSKYTSDVDVLTEYVRQALARQITTQYASTGQSLKVLTVSGKVEKMIADNIQQTEQGNYLSIDPGHSQEILESIAGEVERVALMDQSPVVLCSPAIRMYLRQITERYFPQIPVLSYNELEASAEVQSVGVVDI, from the coding sequence ATGAGAGTAAAAGAAATAGGCGTGCTTGCAGCAGTCATCATGATTGTCGCGATGCTTGTCATCCCGCTTCCGACTTGGCTTCTGAGCTTCCTCATTATCATCAATATTACATTGGGGTTAATGGTGTTAATGACGTCTATGAATATGAAGGAAGCGTTGGAGTTTTCTATCTTCCCAACATTAGTACTTCTTTTGACATTATTCCGGCTTGGATTGAACGTTTCTACAACGAGGGCTATTTTATCGAATGGAGATGCAGGGGGCGTTGTTGAAACGTTCGGGACATTCGTAACAGGCGGTAACATTATAGTTGGCCTCGTCGTCTTCGCAATCCTTGTACTTATCCAGTTCCTTGTTATTACAAAAGGGGCGGAGCGGGTATCTGAGGTTGCAGCGCGCTTTACGCTTGATGCGATGCCTGGTAAGCAGATGAGTATTGATGCTGATTTGAACGCAGGAATGATTTCTGAAACAGAAGCACGTACGCGTCGTGAAAAAGTCAGTAATGAAGCTGACTTCTACGGTGCGATGGACGGGGCAACGAAGTTTGTTAAGGGAGACGCGATAGCCAGTATTATCATGGTCATCATTAACTTGCTTGTTGGAATAATTATTGGTGTTGTCCAAATGGGACTTCCTTTTGGAGAAGCAGCTGTGCTCTTTTCACAATTGACTGTGGGAGACGGTATTGTATCTCAAATACCAGCCCTGCTTATTTCAACTGCAACAGGGATTGTTGTCACACGAGCAACGTCTGAGGGGAATCTTGGAGATGACATTGTTAAGCAGCTTCTTGGACAAACGAAGCTATTGTACATGGGTGCTGCGACTGTCTTGTTACTTGGTCTTGCTACGCCTATCAACGACATGCTGACAGTTCCGATTGCTGCAACACTTGCCTTAGGTGCCTTTGTCATGTCGCGTAAAGCTGAAGAAGATCCAAAGGAAATGTTGGAAATGGAAGAGGATACCGAAACGGAAGGCATGAAGAGTCCAGAAAATGTCGTCAATCTTCTCAATGTCGACCCAATCGAATTCGAATTTGGCTATGGACTCATCCCGCTCGTTGACGCGACACAGGGTGGGGATTTACTCGATCGGGTCGTCATGATTCGTAGGCAGCTAGCCATTGAGCTTGGTCTCGTCATCCCGGTAGTTCGTATTCGAGATAACATTCAATTACAACCAAATGAGTACAGAATCAAAATTAAGGGAAGTGAGTTAGCAAGGGGAGAACTTCTTCTTGACCACTATCTTGCAATGAGCCCTGGTGGCGATGATTCGATTGAAGGAATTGACACGATTGAGCCGTCATTTGGACTTCCTGCTAAATGGATAGCTGAGGATGTTAAAGAAGATGCGGAAATCCTTGGTTATACCGTTGTCGATCCACCAAGTGTTGTATCGACACATCTGACAGAAGTGATCCGTGCGAATGCGGCAGATTTGATTGGCCGTCAAGAAACGAAACAACTTGTTGATCATGTGCGTGAAACATTCCCGATACTTGTTGATGAGCTGACACCTACACCGTTGTCCATTGGTGAAATTCAAAAAGTATTGGCGAAATTATTGAACGAGCATGTTTCGGTTCGAAATTTACCAATCATCTTTGAAACGCTAGCGGATTATTCGAAATATACATCAGATGTGGATGTTTTGACGGAATATGTCCGGCAGGCTTTGGCAAGGCAAATTACTACTCAGTATGCATCAACGGGTCAATCACTCAAAGTATTGACGGTGTCTGGTAAAGTGGAGAAAATGATTGCAGATAATATTCAGCAAACAGAGCAAGGAAATTATTTATCAATCGATCCAGGGCATTCACAAGAAATTCTAGAATCGATTGCAGGAGAAGTAGAGCGCGTCGCATTGATGGACCAATCTCCGGTCGTTCTTTGCTCGCCGGCAATTCGAATGTATCTAAGACAAATTACTGAGCGATATTTCCCTCAAATCCCAGTATTGTCGTATAATGAACTTGAGGCATCCGCTGAAGTTCAAAGCGTCGGGGTGGTGGATATCTGA